From one Gracilinanus agilis isolate LMUSP501 chromosome 5, AgileGrace, whole genome shotgun sequence genomic stretch:
- the ATP6V1F gene encoding V-type proton ATPase subunit F, giving the protein MAARGKLIAVIGDEDTVTGFLLGGIGELNKNRRPNFLVVEKDTTINEIEDTFRQFLQREDIGIILINQYIAEMIRHILDSYTHSVPAILEIPSKEHPYDAAKDYIIRRARTMFTAEEH; this is encoded by the exons ATGGCGGCACGGGGGAAGCTGATCGCTGTGATCGGAGACGAGGACACTGTTACCGGTTTCCTGCTGGGTGGCATCGGGGAGCTCAACAAGAACCGCCGTCCGAATTTCCTGGTGGTGGAGAAGGACACGACCATCAACGAAATCGAGGACACCTTTCG GCAGTTTCTACAACGAGAAGACATTGGTATCATCCTCATCAACCAATATATCGCAGAGATGATACGGCATATATTGGATTCCTACACACACTCAGTGCCGGCCATTTTGGAGATCCCTTCCAAGGAACATCCCTATGATGCAGCCAAGGACTACATCATACGGCGTGCCCGAACCATGTTCACTGCCGAAGAACACTAA